From Bradyrhizobium sp. AZCC 1610:
TCTGCCAGGCCGCCAACGACAATGGCGGCGGGCAGGTGGTGGTGTCCGGCGACAAGGCGGCGGTCGATCGCGCGGTGGAAATCGCCAAAGCCAAGGGCGCCAAGCGCGCGATGCTGCTGCCGGTGTCCGCGCCGTTCCATTGCAAGCTGATGCAGCCCGCGGCCGATGCGATGGTGGAGGCGCTGGCCGGGGTGATGATCAAGACGCCGGCCTCGCCGCTGGTGTCGAACGTGCTGGCGGCGCCGATCACCGATCCCGACGAGATTCGCCGCCGCCTTATCGAGCAGGTCACCGGCACCGTGCGCTGGCGCGAGTCGGTGGCCTATATGGCGAGCCACGGCGTCACACGCTTTTTCGAAATCGGCGCCGGCAAGGTGCTGAGCGGGCTGGTCAAGCGCATCGCCGACGGCGCGGTCGGCGTGTCGATTGGGGGACCCAACGATATTGCCGCGGCCAAGGACGCATTGGCGGCTTCGGCCTAAGCTCCCGGAAGGAGATATTGATGTTCGATTTGACGGGAAGGACGGCACTGGTCACCGGCGCGACCGGCGGCATCGGCGGGGCGATCGCGCAGGCGTTGCATGCGCAGGGCGCGACGGTGGCGATTTCCGGAACGCGCCGCGAGGTGCTGGATTCGTTCGCCGGCAAGCTTGGCGAGCGTGTTCACGTGCTGCCGTGCAATCTTTCCGACAGCGCCGAAGTCGAGGCGCTGGTGCCCGCGGCGGAAGCAGCGATGGGGCAGGTCGATATTCTGATCGCCAATGCCGGCATCACCCGTGACAATCTGTTTGTGCAATTGCGTGACGAGGATTGGGACGACGTCATCAAGGTCAATCTGACCGCGACCTTCCGTCTCGCTCGCGCCGCAACCAAACTGATGATGCGCAAGCGCTTCGGCCGGATCATCGCGATCACCTCGATCGTCGGCGTGACCGGCAACCCCGGCCAGGCCAACTACACGGCGTCGAAGGCCGGCATCATCGGCCTGATCAAGACGCTGGGCGCGGAATATGCCAAGCGCAACGTGACCGCCAACTGCATTGCGCCGGGCTTCATCAAGACGCCGATGACGGACGCGCTCAACGACAAGCAGCGCGAGACCATCCTGACCAAGGTTCCTGCGGCGCGGCTGGGAACGCCGGAAGACATCGCCGCCGCGGCCGTCTATCTTAGTTCGAACGAGGCCGCCTACGTCACCGGCCAGACGATTCACGTCAACGGCGGAATGGCCATGTTTTGAGCCAGTTATTGCCCCGATCGATGTGGCCAAAGGCCGTTTTCCCGGGGCGGTTGAGGGCTTGTAGTCAAGGCTAGGGAAGTATGATAACCGAACCCCCGACGGATGGGCAAACAAGGCCATTGCAGGATTTTGAAACCCTGTATATTGGCGTGGCGACGCCTGCCGTTCGCCGGGGCTTTGTCGGCTACCACCGGGCCGAATCAAGACTATGCGCGATAGCGAAGGAAGTTTAACGACCACGATAGCTCGTAGCGTCTCTATAGCGTCTTGGGGTCGGGTCCAATGGAACAAGCACGAGGTTGAACGATGAGTGAGATTGGCGAGCGGGTTAAGAAGATTGTGGTCGAACACCTCGGTGTTGAACCCGATAAGGTTGTCGACAACGCAAGTTTCATCGACGACCTCGGCGCCGACAGTCTCGACACCGTCGAGCTTGTGATGGCATTTGAAGAAGAGTTCGGTTGCGAAATCCCCGATGACGCCGCCGAGACGATTTTGACCGTCGGCGACGCCACGAAGTTTCTCGAGAAGAACGCGAAAAGCTGACGTCCCGGGCGGGTAGAGACAGAGCCGGACGGGCCGTTGTCGAACGGTCCCCCGGTTTCTTGTTTTGGGCCGGCATTTTCGGGTTGGAGTTTCTGATATGAGGCGGGTTGTCGTCACGGGGGCTGGGCATGGTTACGCCGCTCGGCTGCGGCGTTGACACAACGTGGACGCGTATCCTCAACGGTCAGAGCGGCGCCAGGAAGATCGATACATTCGAAGTCGCCGATCTTGCGAGCCAGATCGCTTGCGTGATTCCACGCGGCGACGGCAGTGATGGCACTTTCAATCCCGACCAGTGGATGGAGCCGAAGGAACAGCGCAAGGTCGACGATTTCATCATCTTTGCGATGGCTGCGGCGCGCCAGGCGCTCGACGACGCCGACTGGCATCCCTCGACCGAAGAAGACAAATGCGCCACCGGCACCCTGATCGGTTCGGGGATCGGCGGCCTGTCCGGCATCGCCGACACGGCGTTGCTTCTGAAGGAACGCGGGCCGCGCAGGGTAT
This genomic window contains:
- the fabD gene encoding ACP S-malonyltransferase, whose product is MTAAFMFPGQGSQAVGMGKALAEAFPTARAVFDEVDSALGEKLTAIIWDGPAETLQLTENAQPALMAVSIATLRVLEAEAGFSVERDAAFVAGHSLGEYSALAAAGSLTVSDTARLLRIRGLAMQKAVPVGAGAMAALLGLDYEAAMAVASEAAQGQICQAANDNGGGQVVVSGDKAAVDRAVEIAKAKGAKRAMLLPVSAPFHCKLMQPAADAMVEALAGVMIKTPASPLVSNVLAAPITDPDEIRRRLIEQVTGTVRWRESVAYMASHGVTRFFEIGAGKVLSGLVKRIADGAVGVSIGGPNDIAAAKDALAASA
- the fabG gene encoding 3-oxoacyl-[acyl-carrier-protein] reductase, with amino-acid sequence MFDLTGRTALVTGATGGIGGAIAQALHAQGATVAISGTRREVLDSFAGKLGERVHVLPCNLSDSAEVEALVPAAEAAMGQVDILIANAGITRDNLFVQLRDEDWDDVIKVNLTATFRLARAATKLMMRKRFGRIIAITSIVGVTGNPGQANYTASKAGIIGLIKTLGAEYAKRNVTANCIAPGFIKTPMTDALNDKQRETILTKVPAARLGTPEDIAAAAVYLSSNEAAYVTGQTIHVNGGMAMF
- a CDS encoding acyl carrier protein, coding for MSEIGERVKKIVVEHLGVEPDKVVDNASFIDDLGADSLDTVELVMAFEEEFGCEIPDDAAETILTVGDATKFLEKNAKS